One Olleya sp. Hel_I_94 genomic window, TTGGCGCATCACTATCTGGTGTAACTTTTATATCTGTTCCTGGTTTGATTGCAGGACAACAGTTTGCCTACATGCAAGGGGTTTTTGGTTTTTTTGTGGGTTATCTAATCGTATTACTAGTACTTTTACCTTTGTATTACAGGCTTAATGTAACATCTATTTATCAATATCTAGAACAACGTTTTGGAACAGTAAGCTATAAAACTGGTGCCTTTTTCTTTTTGCTATCTCGTGTTACAGGCGCTGCGTTTAGATTATTTTTAGTGGCTTTAGCAATGCAATATATTGTTTTTGAAAAATTAGGTGTTCCGTTTTGGATAACCGTAGTCATATCCATTGCATTAATCTGGTTATATACTAATCGTGGTGGTATTAAAACTATTGTTTGGACAGACACCTTGCAGACCTTAGCTATGTTAACTTCTGTAATTGTGGCTATATTTTTAATAGTAAACAAATTAGACTGGTCCATAACTGAGGTTTTTAGCCAAGCATCTTTTAAATCAAAAAGTCAATTATTCTTTTTTGATGACGTAAATAGTAGTACTTACTTTTGGAAATACTTTATTGGCGGAATTTTTATAACCATTGCTATGACTGGTTTAGACCAAGATATGATGCAAAAAAACTTAACCTGTAAAAATCCTGAGGATGCTAAAAAAAATATGTTTAGCATGTCTGTACTATTGGTCTTTGTTAATGTTATATTTTTATCATTAGGTGCTTTACTTTTTATTTATTCAGAGCAATTTGGCATTTCAATACCTGAGGTAGAAGGTAAAGTACGTACCGATTTATTGTTTCCTGAAATAGCAATGAATCAAGGGTTAGGTCTAGGATTACAAATCACCTTTTTAATTGGACTTATTGCTGCTGCTTATAGCAGTGCAGATAGTGCGTTAACCTCATTAACAACATCATTTTCTATAGATTTTTTAAATATTGAAAAACTGCCACTAGCCCAACAAAAACCTTTACGCAAAAAAGTACATATTGGTGTCTCTTTATTACTGATTATTGTTGTTGTTATTTTTAATGAATTAGAAGGAAGCGTCGTTAATAACCTTTTTAAATTTGCAACCTTTACATATGGTCCTTTATTAGGATTATTTACTTTTGGTATACTTACCAAACGAAGCATTAAAGACAACTACGCTTGGATAGTTGGCTTGGCTTCCATACTAATCACCTATTATATTACAGAGCTTCCTGCAAACTTTCCGGATAGTTTTATTGGGAAATACGCCTTCCATTGGGAAATCCTTCCTCTTAATGGACTTGTAACTTGTTTAGGCCTGTATTTAATTTCCGCGAAAGCGAAACCTAATACTGATTTGTAGATAATAATACCAAAGTACAAGCAACCTCATAGTCTATTCCGTTTGCTTTTAATATTTGATATAATTCTGGATTTTCTGTACCAGGATTAAATATTACGCGCTTTGGATTTAGGCTTACTATATAATTGTAGTAGTCTTTTTGTCGTGAAGGATTTAAATATAATGTTACAGTATCTAAAGCGTCATAGTGTTGTAATTGCGTATCAATGGTAACTCCAACCACCTCTCCTGCTTTCATCCCGAAAGCCAAAGTATCATGATTATACTTAACCAATTTGCGTAACGCAATGTTGCTATATCTATCTAGCTTTAATGAAGCGCCAAGTACTAAAGTTTTCTTATTCATAAATGTTAAATTTTAAAATAAATGTTATTCAAGCGTAACAGATTACTAATTAAGGCGTCTTTATAGCATAACCAAGTTTCATCAATCAATCAAAATCACAAATGAAAAAACTACTCACCATTGCTTTACTATTGGTAGCCTTTAGTATTCAAGCACAAGACAACACAAACGATTCGCCCAAAATAGGAACCATTACTGGTACTGTATTAGACGTAACACTTGACCAACCCTTACCTTATGTAAATGTAATTGTTAAAGACACTAATAACAAATTAATTACTGGTGGTATTACAAATAACGATGGACAATTTGAGGTTAAGCAAATCCCAGAAGGCACTAATATTGTTACTATTGAATATCTAGGTTTTTTACCTCAAAACAAAACTATTGTTATTAGTAATGACAACAAAATAATAGATTTAGGAACTATAAATTTAGAAGAGGCTGCAACCAATTTGGACGAAGTAACTATTGTTGCAGAAACCTCAACAATACAGCAAAAGGTAGACCGTAAAGTCATTACTATTGGTAAAGATTTACAGACTGCTGGTGCTACTGCTAGCGAGATTATGAACAACCTACCATCCGTTAGTGTGGACCAACAAACAGGATCTATTAGCTTACGTGGTAACCAAAACGTTAGAGTTATGGTGGATGGCAAATTGTCTAACATTCCTGCGGAGCAATTACTTAAACAAATACCGTCCTCTTCTATCAAAAGTATCGAGTTAATTACTAATCCAAGTGCTAAATATAATCCTGAAGGTATGAGTGGATTAATAAATATTGTGCTTCATAAAAACACAAAAATTGGATTTAACGGAAACATAAATATTGGTCTATCGCATGATATTGAAGCTAAATTTAACAGCTCAATTGATGCCAATTACCGTAACGGAAAATTTAATGTCTATGGATCATACAATAATAGTGTGACTAAAAACTTTAATTTTGGTGAAATAAACAGAATTGAACAGGATATCCAGCAAAAATTTGAAATTTTAAATAATAACAAATCACACTTATTTAAGGTTGGTGTGGATTATTATTTAGATGAAAAAAATACGATTTCAGTTTTTACCAATCAAAACTTATTTGATGGTTGGGTTAACGTAAATTCTGGTATTAACTATTTAATTAATCCGTCTTTAAACGAATCTCAGTTTACAAGAAACGACAACGATAACAATTTTGAACAATACAACTTTAACTACAAGCATGACATAAATGATGAAGGTCATAGTATCGAGTTAGAAGTTGATCATGATACTTACAATGGTTTTGGATATACAAAAAACACTTTTTTTAGCTCGCAACGTCCAAATTTTATTGAAGACACAGATACAGACAGACAAAGTACTACTATAAATTTAGATTATAGTAACCCTTTATCTGAAACTGCAAAACTTGAAGTAGGCTTGCAAGCACGATTGTTTAATACCAATATTTTTTATCAATCTGATGCCAGAGAAACTAATCAATTAGGTCAATATATACCTACTACAACAACGTTTGATTACACTAGAGACATCTATTCTGCTTACGCAACATATGGAAAAACCCTAGACAAATGGAGCTACCAATTAGGTTTACGTGCAGAGACTGTAAATGTAGACTCTGAGGCTTACAAAAAAGATTTAGCGTCTAATGAGCAAACTAACATTCCGTTTGAAAATGATTATTTTAGATTATATCCTTCTGGATTTTTAACCTACACACCATCCGAGAAAAACGCTTATCAATTTAATTACAGCAGACGTGTAGATCGTCCTGGTATAAATCAGGTTAATCCACTACCAGAATGGAACACACCTTTAATCTCTCAGTTTGGTAACCAAGCGTTACGTCCACAGTTTACAAACTCGTTTGAAACTAATTACACAAGACAATTAGAAAATGGAAGCATTACAGCAGGAGTATTTTACAGAATTATTGAAGACGAAATACAACAAGCCATATTAATTGACAGAACAGATACAAATAGATTAATTTTTACAGATCTAAACTTTGATAACTCTACTGCTTATGGTATCGAGTTATCTTCAAACTACAGGCCTACAAAATGGTGGAGTTTAAATGCTAGTTTTGATTTGTTTTCGCAAACCCAAAAAAGTTTAGCCGAGTCTTTTGACACCAATCAAAATATTGTTTTAAATACCGTTAAAATAGATAATGTTGTTTGGAATGTTAGAGCATTTAACAACTTTAAAGTTACAAAAGATCTTAGCTTTTCTGCTTTTGGAATGTATAGCGGAAAAAATAAAAACATTCAATTTGAAATGAATGATATGCTTATGGTAAACCTAGGTATGCGTTATAGCTTTTTACAAAACAAAGCGAGCTTTAGCTTAAGCTACAACGATATTTTTGATACTATGTACGCACAATTTGAAGGTGACAGACCTTACGCTCAAGTGGGACGTTTTAATTGGGAAAGTCAACAAATTTCTGGACGTTTAGCGTACCGTTTTGGTGGCGGAAACTATAAAGCAAAAGCAAGAAAACAAAGAGATGATGACACTAAATCTGGAAGCGGATTTATGTAAACCTATAAACAATACCTTCTAGAGGTTATTTAGTAGCTAATAAACAGTTAATGGTTAGTGTTTAAGTTAGTTGCTAAATAAAAACCCCAAAGCCTGATCAGCTTTGGGGTTTTGTTTTTAACACGCTTTTTAGTTTATATACTTAACAATGTTAAATACATGTTAAATACTGATTTTCAGCGTAATAAAATTCACTTTTTGGCGTCTTAATAATAACAAGACAGTAAATCGTTTTTATTTTTTATTTGAATTAGTCTTCACAAAAAAACCAAGACAAAGATTTATAAAGTTAAGTTTAAGTAGTTAGTTAATAAAAAAAGCCAGAAACATAAATATATGTTTCTGGCTTTTCGTTTTGTATCATTTAGGTGGCTTCAAAAGTATATTAAAACACTTGAATTGTTACCATTTAATAATTGCACTTCCCCAAGTAAATCCACTTCCAAAAGCAGCCAACACGACGTTGTCGCCTTCATTAATTTTTCCTTCTTCCCAAGCTTCCGTTAAAGCAATAGGTATGGATGCTGCAGTTGTGTTACCATATTTCATAATATTGTTAAACACTTGATCATCCGTCAACCCAAATTTTTTCTGGATAAACTGTGCAATACGTAAATTAGCTTGATGCGGAATTAACATATCAATTGCGTCTTTATCCATATTGTTTTTAGCTAATCCTTCCATAATCACTTCGCTAAAACGGACCACTGCATTTTTAAATACAAACTGACCATTCATATGCGGAAAATAACTAGTATCCTCAGGATCGTTATCTGCTATAATATCATTTACCCAACGTTTACCCATTCCTGGTGCAACTAAAACAAGCTCTTCTGCATGCTCACCTTGACTATGTAAATGTGTAGATAATATACCTTTATTAGTGTCTTCTTCTCTAGTTAAAACTGCTGCTCCTGC contains:
- a CDS encoding outer membrane beta-barrel family protein, whose protein sequence is MKKLLTIALLLVAFSIQAQDNTNDSPKIGTITGTVLDVTLDQPLPYVNVIVKDTNNKLITGGITNNDGQFEVKQIPEGTNIVTIEYLGFLPQNKTIVISNDNKIIDLGTINLEEAATNLDEVTIVAETSTIQQKVDRKVITIGKDLQTAGATASEIMNNLPSVSVDQQTGSISLRGNQNVRVMVDGKLSNIPAEQLLKQIPSSSIKSIELITNPSAKYNPEGMSGLINIVLHKNTKIGFNGNINIGLSHDIEAKFNSSIDANYRNGKFNVYGSYNNSVTKNFNFGEINRIEQDIQQKFEILNNNKSHLFKVGVDYYLDEKNTISVFTNQNLFDGWVNVNSGINYLINPSLNESQFTRNDNDNNFEQYNFNYKHDINDEGHSIELEVDHDTYNGFGYTKNTFFSSQRPNFIEDTDTDRQSTTINLDYSNPLSETAKLEVGLQARLFNTNIFYQSDARETNQLGQYIPTTTTFDYTRDIYSAYATYGKTLDKWSYQLGLRAETVNVDSEAYKKDLASNEQTNIPFENDYFRLYPSGFLTYTPSEKNAYQFNYSRRVDRPGINQVNPLPEWNTPLISQFGNQALRPQFTNSFETNYTRQLENGSITAGVFYRIIEDEIQQAILIDRTDTNRLIFTDLNFDNSTAYGIELSSNYRPTKWWSLNASFDLFSQTQKSLAESFDTNQNIVLNTVKIDNVVWNVRAFNNFKVTKDLSFSAFGMYSGKNKNIQFEMNDMLMVNLGMRYSFLQNKASFSLSYNDIFDTMYAQFEGDRPYAQVGRFNWESQQISGRLAYRFGGGNYKAKARKQRDDDTKSGSGFM
- a CDS encoding 3-oxoacyl-ACP synthase III family protein, coding for MYNSKIIGLGKYVPDNIVTNADLSKMMDTNDEWITERTGIKERRWVKEGSGDTTATMGVKAAKQAIERAGIDKDDIDFIIFATLSPDMYFPGPGVQVQHALDIKTVGALDVRNQCSGFVYALSVADNFIKTGMYKNILVIGSELHSHGLDKTTRGRGVTVIFGDGAGAAVLTREEDTNKGILSTHLHSQGEHAEELVLVAPGMGKRWVNDIIADNDPEDTSYFPHMNGQFVFKNAVVRFSEVIMEGLAKNNMDKDAIDMLIPHQANLRIAQFIQKKFGLTDDQVFNNIMKYGNTTAASIPIALTEAWEEGKINEGDNVVLAAFGSGFTWGSAIIKW
- a CDS encoding CoA-binding protein; this encodes MNKKTLVLGASLKLDRYSNIALRKLVKYNHDTLAFGMKAGEVVGVTIDTQLQHYDALDTVTLYLNPSRQKDYYNYIVSLNPKRVIFNPGTENPELYQILKANGIDYEVACTLVLLSTNQY
- a CDS encoding sodium:solute symporter, producing MNSIQILLLIAAYFGVLILISYFTGKDDSNDVFFKGKKQSPWYVVAFGMIGASLSGVTFISVPGLIAGQQFAYMQGVFGFFVGYLIVLLVLLPLYYRLNVTSIYQYLEQRFGTVSYKTGAFFFLLSRVTGAAFRLFLVALAMQYIVFEKLGVPFWITVVISIALIWLYTNRGGIKTIVWTDTLQTLAMLTSVIVAIFLIVNKLDWSITEVFSQASFKSKSQLFFFDDVNSSTYFWKYFIGGIFITIAMTGLDQDMMQKNLTCKNPEDAKKNMFSMSVLLVFVNVIFLSLGALLFIYSEQFGISIPEVEGKVRTDLLFPEIAMNQGLGLGLQITFLIGLIAAAYSSADSALTSLTTSFSIDFLNIEKLPLAQQKPLRKKVHIGVSLLLIIVVVIFNELEGSVVNNLFKFATFTYGPLLGLFTFGILTKRSIKDNYAWIVGLASILITYYITELPANFPDSFIGKYAFHWEILPLNGLVTCLGLYLISAKAKPNTDL